A region of the Mangifera indica cultivar Alphonso chromosome 10, CATAS_Mindica_2.1, whole genome shotgun sequence genome:
AAGAAATATCTAGTGAAGATGACCTGGAGTAGATTGAAGCAACCAGTTGGATTATGGATACCAAATTGATTAGGAATTCAATTCGGGTTAGGATTTGAAAAGAATAAATAGTAGGTTTAGGGGGATTGGGATTAACTTTTTTGAGAATTCTATTATCAAAGTAGCTATATAATCAAGTGGTGTAGCATCATAGAAATCTCTTGGCGCAGCTTCACTGCATATTCTTACAATTCAAGGTCgtatcaaattatcaatttcCCCTACACTGCTAGTTAAAGTTTCATCATAAACCTCCCTGAGTAAACCTTGTTAAATGAACAAAACTAAAAGTAAAGAGTTGTATGAAAAAAGATGATTAACAAGAACAACATATCAAGTCAAGCCTTAAAATTTTTGCAAACAGATATCACCACAAACTAAAGAAAATAGCagaaaattaaaagagtaaGCGAGGTGTACACACTAACCTTGCAGGACACAAGATTAATGGAGCAACCATTGGGTTGCTCTTCAACTCTAACAAGCAAAACAGGGCAAACTTCAAATGCAAAGAACTTGAGCCTATACACATAACATCTGAAAGTGTTATCATCCACTCTCTCTATCCTCTCAGCATCCAACACTGAGTACTGACTCGCCGGCAAGCTCATATACTCCACTGCATCCCACCCATCAAACAAATACAtacatattcattaaaaatacttaattaaaattccGTTATGCCGCTCAAAAGTTTACTAATTCATTCGACAAAATAGCCAAAGTAAGTATTCATCAGTCATGGTTTCCTTATAATGAATGAGTTCTAAGTCTAACTTCTAAGTGTTGCATTACtcttagaaaaatatgaagtaCATCCCGTTTGAAGTTTTGAAATTAATCATAAACCTCCTAGACTTGCTAGTTGCTGAAATTTTTCTTTGACTATTCAGTAAATCCAAGGGTTTCTCTATCATTAATTAAACTACTAGGGAGTGAAACAAAATTTACCaacaaaacaacattcaatAAACAAAACAGTAAACTCATGAACTTCAAATTGCTAACATTACTTAGAGGCCGCTGGAGCTGGCGAACCGTAACGGATTCTTTGCGCCGGGCAACGAAACGAGCTTTCGAGTTCGAGATGTCGGCTGAAACACGAAACGGGGACCTTTTGCGACGGTCATAGAACAGAACAGTTTTGAGGCTAGGAGAGTTTGAAGTTGTGAGGCTCTTATTGCAAGGAAATAAAACTGTTCGTGACCTTATACAAGGTGAAGAAGTGCTCAGTGCTGCcatttaaatttgtttcaaaGTATTTACGTTCGTTTCAGGTTTTTACCTTATTTCTTATCCAAAAGCATAACCGAAACGAGCAGGGAAGTGGAATGGTTGTTGCATTGCTGCTTGAGGAGGAATTGAGAGGTAAGTGTATGGTTAAGAGGCCTGAGGTGGCTCGGCCCAGCTATATCCTTCCAACCACGGCCAGCAGTATGGTCTAAGTGTGTTTCGGTTCGGCCCATATATGTAACACATGGTGAAATTACACTTTTGCCAATGCATCAGTCACCATTGGATATTATTTAATCCATAATTGCTAAATTCAAGCTGAGCTTACTCGATTTTGAGTTCGaacttaattcaaataagtCTAAAATTAGTTTGTTCAAATGAGTTCGAATTtaaaactctaatatttttaagttcaaattttatGAGTGTTCGGTTTGGCTAATCAATTATAcgagtttgaaaaaatttaatacaatttgattaaaataataataattaatatatattaaaataatattattttaattatttttatttagttataatatcaaattaaattcaaaatttgatttaattttaaacaactttaaaataaactcaaatttaattcaacttaAACCCACTAGTATTTCATCCTATTGAAGTCATGATACCTTTGCCACCCCTCATTCTCATTCGGACTCATTATACAGTTAACCATTTGTTAATTTAGATTATTCttaattgtcattatttatCACTACTTTTTGAACCTCTAGAATTATGTTgtccataaaaaaaataataatcatctTCCATTATAACATCATCATCGTGTCTCAATTCTTCTAACATTTGTactttttttaaacattaaaacaaATTGACCATTAATTAGATCCGCTCAAGGAAAGATAAACAAGTAGGGATGATAATGAGAGGGATAGGATAggattgaatatttattttttatttttattcctaACGTATATCAATCTCTGttgttaatctatttttaagaatgataaaaatttttcatcatttttaggagaaaaaatcttttattcagaaaaaatttattctttttactttataaatataatgtaaatatattaaataataaaattaattaaaattaaaatcaatttattattttaaatattacaaataatatatattatttattttataaaataaaaatataaaaaatataaaattataaaaatatgttaatattttaaataaatatattaatataaaaaaataaaaatagcataaatatctttatctttaattacagaaatattttttatccttaCTTTCATTTTTGTTATCACCATTCCACATCTATGAACAAGTcacttataaaaaataaaatgaaccaGCGAAGAGCACGTGTAGTGGAAATTACGTGTGCAAAAagtttatgaattaataataaaatacaaagatGCGATTTTCAAGCTTgagtctctctctctcaaccaggtccaaaaaaacaaaaacatgaatagATAACACAAATCCAAACAAATACATCCTCACTTGCAAACAGGCTACAGCCTGACACACTTCACAAAGCAACAACTCAAAGCTGCAAATCCCTAGCCCTGTTGTCGTTTCATTTCAAAACccaagaaaggaaaaaaaaaaagacaaaccgAGCACAAACACGCACACAAAAGCTAAAacgatttaatttttttattatttgatttgatttaactcTCCCATTTTCAACATCTGGAAGCTCAGTACGCCGGCATTTTAACAAAGTGTTGTTAATCTctctatttttgtttatttttttatgtatttatttggctttgtgttttGTGGtgattgtttttttgtttgttttgattgataATGTGAGGGTTCGTGTGGACTGGTTTTTGGTTTAGGACGAGGAATGGAGTCGACGGAGTCGTCCTACGTGTCCTCGCCGGAGGAGGTGGCGATGAAGCGAACTCCGCCGCCGCCTACAGGTCTCTGATCCGATCTTTGCTCTTTAAGTTTTGCGcgttttgtttttgaattgtcTTGTGATTTGAACGTTACATAGTAGATTCAAAGATTCTTTGAagcttgttttgtttttatttttttggcattGGATCCGAGGAGGAGTGAGTTTTTTGTCTTAGGTTCTGTTTGGATGCTGAGAAAACTGTTTATTTATTGGTGTGGAATGCGGCAATCTTAATCGATTATAAATTTACATACCTCTGTTCTATGCAGGAATGTAGGCTGTATTAACCATATTTGTGTTGTTTGTTAAATGTAAAGCCTGGTATGTATATGCTGTTGAACATTTTGGGCATCGCAGGTTCAAACTTCATGCATTGCTTTTTGCCCCACTATAGGTTCCCTTTTGCCTCCCATTTTTATCCTCTCAAGGTTTTGGTGAATTATAGGAGGAAGCCCATGGACTTTAAACCGGAGGAACATGTAGCCTGGTGATTGATGGGGCTATAAGGGATGTCACTATCCCCAGCCCAAATTTTTTGTTGTATTCTCCTCTTTTGTCAATTCAGGTGAATTCTTAATGGTCAACTGTTGGTAGTTAGTGCACCGGCATCCTAGGTTTTCCATGCACGACAGCAGGTTAAACCTAACTGAGTAGAGAAAGGAAGACTCTGCTTTAGCCTGCAGAAGATGCTGCTTTTTGACATTATGACTATGAAATGTTAGGACTAATAAAATTGTAGAATGTTCGAGTTAGAGCTTTGTTTATTTAGTAACGCATCTCTATTTTCAGGGCAGACCACTTTCTGGAAGTTGTGGATCTGCTTTAAATTAatggtgaaaaaataatttggcTACAAAGATCTTTGGAAATGTACCCAATCTGGTCTTGTTCTATGGTGCGTTAtagaatatgattttttttggttgattatgATTAACTTGGAGTTCCTACTTTCATAAAATTGTCTCTTCTTATTCATTCTATCCCTTGTATATTCTTCTTTAATATTGTATTTCCATATTGATAAGTTGAgcaattttttaatcaaataaattgaatggtTTTGTTACTGCACAGTTAGAATGATTGAGTCCCATGTGTACACAAAGTAAACATAATTTCAGCTAGAAGACGAGTTTACGAAAATCGAAACTCCAAGTTGATTTATAGAAGAGCCATGTAACACAAAACATTCCTAATTGATTTATCACTGTTTCCTGTACTTTACAGGATGTTCTATATGTAGGTAAGTGCAAGTGCTGTAATTATACTTTATAAAAGTGAATCTGGTGCATCAAGTGTTGTTGCATTTTATGTAAtgtgtaaataaatttaaatttgacctTATTTCTACCAGTCATAGTT
Encoded here:
- the LOC123227454 gene encoding uncharacterized protein SYNPCC7002_A1590-like isoform X1 — protein: MAALSTSSPCIRSRTVLFPCNKSLTTSNSPSLKTVLFYDRRKRSPFRVSADISNSKARFVARRKESVTVRQLQRPLMEYMSLPASQYSVLDAERIERVDDNTFRCYVYRLKFFAFEVCPVLLVRVEEQPNGCSINLVSCKLEGSPIVEAQNDKFDASMVNRLSYDNKNSDSAVQQLTSDAVIEVSIEIPFAFRALPVQAIESTGTQVLEQLLKLMLPRFMAQLVKDYQAWATGNTSRQPLGTGEI